AAAATGGGGATCCCCTTTGAATATTGGGATAAAATAACTGATCATATATGTGAAGATAAGTCAGAGATTGAAAAAAGCCTATGCCCGCTTCATCAGATGAGAAATTCATTAAGAAATTCAGGTAAGAATTTACATAAAGTGAGGGATTATAATCACGATATAGAAGTATATAAACCTAAAGTTATAATAGTTAATCAAAACCTGTTAATTGCTCATTTTTTAAAACTAGAATCTTCTGGATATAATATTTTACCGCTTAACTATTCGTTACTAGTTATTGATGAAGTACACAATTTAGAAAAAGTCACAAGAGATTCTATTCAGAAAAGCATTGATAAAAGGAACATTGAGGGTCTATTTTCATTAATAGAAGGGGTTTACTCGTCAAGTCAAGATAATAAATTATTTGAAAGTATTCATAAAGTAAAGAGTAAATTATTTGATTTCTTAGAACATATATCTAATGATATAGCGAAATCTTACAAAAATGAAATTGAAGAGGTTATCGATTATATCCCTTTAAACACGTTTGAGATTGATGATGATATTGACAGACTAGTCTCAGAAATACAAATAAATATAGAAACTAAAAATATTACCAATGATGAATTCGATTCAAAATATGAAAGGTTTATTAAAGAGAGTCTATTAATGCTTCTTAATTTTATTGATGGATTCTATAACGATTCAAATTATATTATTTGGGCAAAATATAATAAGGCTAAAAATAGAGTAATATATTTTATTTGTCCTAATAGTATTTCGCAAAAACTAAGGGAGTGGCTCTTTTCAAAATTACCGCTTACTATCTGTTTATCTGCTACAATAACAAATTATATCGGAATAGAAAGAAAATATGATTATATAGAGGAAATGATAGGGTTTTCTGGT
This genomic window from Aerococcus sp. Group 1 contains:
- a CDS encoding ATP-dependent DNA helicase, giving the protein MGIPFEYWDKITDHICEDKSEIEKSLCPLHQMRNSLRNSGKNLHKVRDYNHDIEVYKPKVIIVNQNLLIAHFLKLESSGYNILPLNYSLLVIDEVHNLEKVTRDSIQKSIDKRNIEGLFSLIEGVYSSSQDNKLFESIHKVKSKLFDFLEHISNDIAKSYKNEIEEVIDYIPLNTFEIDDDIDRLVSEIQINIETKNITNDEFDSKYERFIKESLLMLLNFIDGFYNDSNYIIWAKYNKAKNRVIYFICPNSISQKLREWLFSKLPLTICLSATITNYIGIERKYDYIEEMIGFSGEESEIKDSPFNYCNSRLFIPDSLPKYNDRDEAYYSKIARYIAQLSDEIQGGSLVLFTSKEDLIQVNDNLNSLTEKEIFTGDNSSKTKEILKQFKNSKGIILGTGSFWEGIDLKGDLLTNLIIVRLPFPVPDAIIDYKENTLPEEINIHESEMVIRLRQGSGRLIRSYDDVGVLTLLDSRMNDKSYSHRELVLNCLPFKEHLHDFEEVKLFQRENNL